The window ATTATAATCAAACTAATGAGGTATTGGTTCATACCTTCATAGAAAGGCTACACCTGGAGAGTAATATCATGGTATATCCTGCAACTAGTGGTAAAGTGTTGGAGAAAATTTTTGATGAAATTTATGGATTATTAAATAAATTCTCCAAAAGTAATCCTGATTTGCAAGGAGAAATGAGTAGACATATAGTCCACTAAATTATGGGGGTCCTTGTGATAGATGTTGTTTAAGAATTATCGGCACAGTTTGCCACATTGGCCAGTGAGTTTAAAATAATGGCCATGGTTTTCAATAAATAGTTGTTCAACTAGTTCACAAGTACAAGCATTTTGTGAAGATTATGGAAAGGGCCACACGAGTGATCTATACCTAGCAAATACAGTGTCAGTATGCTTTGTAGGTAATGCAAATTGAGCCTATGAAACCTAGTATTGGAACACCTAGAATTTAAACCGGAGGAACCACCCAAACTTCTCATGGGGTGAAAATCAAGGTACTCATAATCAATACATGCCACAAGCTCTTGAACAGTAATATCGACAAGCACAGGTTAAACAACCAACAAATTAATTGGGCAATATTGAGGAGATGTTAAAGAAGATAATGTCCAACAATTTGAATCAAATAACATCCATTCAGAATTAAATTACAGCTATTCTGAATCTAGAGCGAAAAATGGAGCAACTTGCTAGTGTCCAAAACACTTGGCTAGTGGGACCCTTCAAAGTGACACCGAGGAAAATCCTAAAGCTCATGTTATTGCTGTGACATTATGAAATGAAAGATAGTTAGTGGAAGTGCCCTCCAAAAAGAGAAAACAAGTCACTTTTGTTACAAACTCGATCAATGTAGAAAATAAGGTACCATAATAGATTGTAGAAGAAGGGTTGGCAAAAGAGGGGATGGAAAAGCCACCATCATCTATAGTATCTAAGCCACCTCCCACAGTCCTACATAGATTACGAAAAATTAAGGACATGCTTACAAGAAATTCTTGGACATTACGAGACAAGTACACATCAATATTCAGTTGGTAGACATCTTGTAGGATGTAACCAAATATGCAAAATATATCAAAAACATTGTGGCAGATAAAAGAAGATAGCCAAGTTCGAACTTCGGTACTCACGAAAGAATATAGTTCACGAATTCAAAGCAAGCCAACTCAGAAGTTGAaggatccagggagttttactattcAGATCTCGATTGGTAAGCACAAAGTCGGGCGAGACTTGTGTGATCTTGGTGcgagcataaatttgatgccattaTTTATGTTAAAGAAATTGGGATTGGGCGAGCCTTAACCCACCATAATGATATTGCAATCGGCAGATCAATCCATTGGTAGCCTAgaaggggtgattgaagatgtgttagtcCAAGTGTAGTATTTTATATTCtttattgatttcattatttttgacTATGAGCCCGATCAACAATTCTCATTTACTTTGGGACATCCATTCTTAGCCACAACTTGAGCTATTAATAATTTTTGTGTTGGGAAAATGACAATGAGAGTGGGTTGATCGGATAGAGATTTTCAATATTTATAAAGCCCTCAAGTTTCCAGTCCACTAAGAAGAGTTATCCATGATTTCTATGGTGGAAAATGATGTAACCTCAATGATCCCTTATATGAGCCCCACAAACACCTATCCATGATTTCTATGGTTGAAAATGATATGACCTCAATGATGCCTTATATGAGCCCCACATACCCCCTTGAACGAGTTTTATTAGAGGATGAAAATGAAAGTGAAGATGAGTTGGTGGAAGAGATTGAGAAAGTCCTTAACTTGTCTTGCAAGTATGTTGATGGTCTTGGAAGATTTGAGGAGTTAGATCGATCAGTGACATTGGCTCTTCCTAAACCATCTATTGATTAAGCCCCAAAACTGGGCCTCAAGCCTCTACTAGCGCACTTACTCTATGCTTACTTAGGAAGTGCTGAAAAACCACTAGTGATTACCTCATCTAGCTTGACTACTTTGCAAGAAGAAATGCAGCATAATTGCTTCCTGAGCACAAGCGGGCTTGGGGGAACAATTGTTGATGTCAAGGGAATAAATCAATCATTTTGAATGCATAAAGTTTTTTTGAAATACGGAAACCTCCCAAGTATTGAGCAATAAAGGAGGTTGAATCCCATCATGAAAGAGGTCACGAAGAAGGAGATAATCAAACGGCTTGATCCGGGTATCATCTTCCCTATTTCTGATAGTAATTAGGTAAGTCCAATGCAATGTGTGCCTAAAAAGGGCGGGATGATTGTAGcatagaatgataaaaatgagataATTCCTAATCGCACTATGAAGGGGTGGAGAGTCTGCATTGAATATAAAAGGCTCAACAAAGCAACATGCAATGATTATTTCCCACTCCTATTCATTGGCAACATGTTGGACATTTTGGATGGACATGAGCACTACTgcttccttgatggatattcaGGGTAAAACCATATTATTATAGCCCCAACGGAACAGGACCTTATGGTATTTATGCTTTCAAGTGAATGCCATTTTGTCTTTCATATGCACCGCCCACTTTCCagaggtgtatgatggctattttcactgatgGGGTTGAAACTTTTGTAGAAGTCTTCACGGATGACTTATTAATATTTGGGTCTTCTTATGATTATTGTTTGAAAAATTTGGCCAATGTTCTAGAGCAATGTGAAGAAACAATTTCGGTGTTAAATTGGGAAAAGTTCCACTTCACAGTGCAAGAGGACATTGTTTTGGGCCATATAGTCTCAAGTAGCGACATTGAAGTTCATAAGACGAAGGTGGATCCAGTTGCAAAATTTCCACCACCCATTTCAATGAAGGGTGTTAGGAGTTTCTTGGGATATGTAGGTTTTTATAGATGCTTCATTACTGATTTTTCTATAATAAATACTCCTTTGTGTAGGTTGCTCGAAAAGGATGTGACATTCAAATATGATGAGGCATGTCTGAAGGCGTTTGATGAACTGAAATAGAAGTTGGTGGCTACACCAATTATTGTAGCATATGATTGGTCATTGTCGTTTGAACTCATGTATGATGAAAGTGACCATGCTATTGGAGTATTGTTGGGCTAGAGAAGAGACAATATATTTTACTCCATATACTATGCGAGTAAGGCTCATGATGATTCACAGGTAAATTACCCCACCACTAAGAACGAGTTTTTTGCAGTTTTGTGGGCATTCGAGAAATTTTTAGCCTACTTGGTGGGAACAAAAGTCATAGTCTACAATGGTGGCAACCAGGTATCTGTTTTCAAAAAATGAATCCAAAGCTAGATTGATGcgttggattttatttttgtaggAATTTGACGTAGAcatacaagatcaaaag is drawn from Nicotiana tabacum cultivar K326 chromosome 22, ASM71507v2, whole genome shotgun sequence and contains these coding sequences:
- the LOC142176198 gene encoding uncharacterized protein LOC142176198; amino-acid sequence: MAIFTDGVETFVEVFTDDLLIFGSSYDYCLKNLANVLEQCEETISVLNWEKFHFTVQEDIVLGHIVSSSDIEVHKTKVDPVAKFPPPISMKGVRSFLGYVNYPTTKNEFFAVLWAFEKFLAYLVGTKVIVYNGGNQEFDVDIQDQKGIENQVFDHMSLLHIEEGGQIKETFPDKQLVSITHDPALWYRYYVNYLVTGVFPPKIQAEARKRFLNNVNIYYWNEPFL